One Brachyspira suanatina DNA segment encodes these proteins:
- a CDS encoding TetR/AcrR family transcriptional regulator C-terminal domain-containing protein, whose product MKSNSNKNNARVKKTKKLLEDSLGLLLEEKPFEDIRVIDICAKANMHRSTFYTYYNDKYELLKSKLDEYEAKFLEDLNRYKIENKLKDSHVDIMEKILQYFYLNRKYLKIIFQNNKDGSVTSILREYLASYVIEGIKDFKTIRPNKENVIRVMVSFYSGAFISVLTDWIVNDCFISVEELASYISDIIMQRVFSE is encoded by the coding sequence ATGAAAAGCAATTCAAATAAAAATAATGCCAGAGTAAAAAAAACTAAAAAGTTGCTTGAAGACTCTCTTGGTCTTTTATTGGAAGAAAAACCGTTTGAAGATATAAGAGTAATTGATATTTGTGCGAAAGCTAATATGCATAGAAGTACTTTTTATACTTATTATAATGATAAATATGAATTATTAAAATCTAAATTAGATGAATATGAGGCAAAATTTTTAGAAGATTTAAATAGATATAAGATAGAAAATAAATTAAAAGACTCGCATGTTGATATAATGGAAAAAATACTTCAGTATTTTTATCTAAATAGAAAATATTTAAAAATAATATTTCAAAATAATAAAGACGGAAGTGTTACTAGTATTTTGAGAGAATATTTAGCTTCTTATGTGATAGAGGGTATAAAAGATTTTAAGACTATACGCCCAAATAAAGAGAATGTTATAAGGGTTATGGTTAGCTTTTATTCTGGAGCATTCATATCAGTTCTTACAGATTGGATAGTTAATGATTGTTTTATATCTGTAGAAGAATTGGCATCTTATATATCAGATATTATTATGCAGAGAGTTTTTTCTGAATAA